In one window of Mercurialis annua linkage group LG4, ddMerAnnu1.2, whole genome shotgun sequence DNA:
- the LOC126678149 gene encoding uncharacterized protein LOC126678149 isoform X1, with protein sequence MESSSSLSTVEEEVGRVVEQAKQLQESAASLIASSSNEEQSLRQRALLLDSSIRRCRSLLLHSTNLDTNLSHKLEEDLERARCVLVDGDASAFLPNKPHGRVLRMFLGPINVRASRKDVQLKVKEEYNSYRDRTALLFLLFPSLLLILRSSLWNGCLPTFPVQLYQAWLLFLYTGLALRENILRANGSDIRSWWIYHHYCAMIMALVSLTWEIKGQPNCAQKQRGVQLFLQWAMMQGVAMLLQNRYQRQRLYTRIALGKAKRMDVVWGETAGVDGQLWILCPILFVLQGFEAYVGLQLLRTAFARVVTEWQVIFCGILLVFMAAGNFFNTVQTLMAKSRFKAKMKRSKSKQELD encoded by the exons ATGGAGTCATCGTCGTCGTTGTCGACGGTGGAAGAGGAGGTGGGAAGAGTGGTGGAGCAGGCGAAGCAGCTGCAAGAATCAGCGGCATCTCTGATTGCTAGCTCATCTAACGAAGAGCAATCGCTCCGGCAGAGAGCTCTGCTGCTGGATTCTTCTATCCGTAGATGCCGTTCCCTTCTTCTCCACTCTACTAACCTCGACACCAACCTTTCTCACAAG CTCGAAGAAGATTTGGAGAGAGCCAGATGTGTGCTGGTCGATGGAGATGCCTCTGCTTTTCTTCCTAATAAACCTCACG GCAGGGTGCTGAGAATGTTCCTGGGGCCAATTAATGTGCGCGCCTCTCGCAAAGACGTGCAATTGAAGGTGAAAGAGGAGTACAACAGTTACAGAGACAGAACTGCGCTTCTCTTCCTTCTATTTCCATCTCTTCTCCTTATTCTCCGATCTTCCCTCTGGAACGGTTGTTTGCCCACCTTCCCCGTCCAACTCTACCAG GCGTGGCTTTTGTTCCTCTACACTGGCCTGGCCTTACGTGAAAATATTCTTAGAGCCAATGGAAGTGATATTCGTTCTTG GTGGATATATCATCACTACTGTGCTATGATTATGGCTCTTGTTAGTCTCACATGGGAGATTAAAGGACAACCGAATTGTGCCCAGAAGCAG AGAGGGGTTCAGCTTTTCTTGCAATGGGCTATGATGCAAGGAGTTGCAATGCTTCTACAGAACAGATATCAACGTCAAAGACTTTATACTCGTATTGCGTTGGGAAAG GCTAAGAGAATGGATGTTGTCTGGGGTGAAACAGCTGGAGTGGATGGCCAATTGTGGATTTTGTGCCCAATTCTATTCGTTTTGCAG GGTTTTGAGGCATATGTTGGACTACAGCTGCTCAGGACTGCATTTGCAAGGGTTGTCACCGAATGGCAG GTAATATTCTGTGGGATACTTTTGGTTTTTATGGCGGCGGGGAACTTCTTTAATACAGTGCAGACGCTAATGGCAAAGtcgagatttaaggcaaaaatGAAAAGAAGCAAGAGCAAGCAGGAATTGGATTGA
- the LOC126678149 gene encoding uncharacterized protein LOC126678149 isoform X2: MESSSSLSTVEEEVGRVVEQAKQLQESAASLIASSSNEEQSLRQRALLLDSSIRRCRSLLLHSTNLDTNLSHKLEEDLERARCVLVDGDASAFLPNKPHGRVLRMFLGPINVRASRKDVQLKVKEEYNSYRDRTALLFLLFPSLLLILRSSLWNGCLPTFPVQLYQAWLLFLYTGLALRENILRANGSDIRSWWIYHHYCAMIMALVSLTWEIKGQPNCAQKQRGVQLFLQWAMMQGVAMLLQNRYQRQRLYTRIALGKFHSYYRLREWMLSGVKQLEWMANCGFCAQFYSFCRVLRHMLDYSCSGLHLQGLSPNGR; this comes from the exons ATGGAGTCATCGTCGTCGTTGTCGACGGTGGAAGAGGAGGTGGGAAGAGTGGTGGAGCAGGCGAAGCAGCTGCAAGAATCAGCGGCATCTCTGATTGCTAGCTCATCTAACGAAGAGCAATCGCTCCGGCAGAGAGCTCTGCTGCTGGATTCTTCTATCCGTAGATGCCGTTCCCTTCTTCTCCACTCTACTAACCTCGACACCAACCTTTCTCACAAG CTCGAAGAAGATTTGGAGAGAGCCAGATGTGTGCTGGTCGATGGAGATGCCTCTGCTTTTCTTCCTAATAAACCTCACG GCAGGGTGCTGAGAATGTTCCTGGGGCCAATTAATGTGCGCGCCTCTCGCAAAGACGTGCAATTGAAGGTGAAAGAGGAGTACAACAGTTACAGAGACAGAACTGCGCTTCTCTTCCTTCTATTTCCATCTCTTCTCCTTATTCTCCGATCTTCCCTCTGGAACGGTTGTTTGCCCACCTTCCCCGTCCAACTCTACCAG GCGTGGCTTTTGTTCCTCTACACTGGCCTGGCCTTACGTGAAAATATTCTTAGAGCCAATGGAAGTGATATTCGTTCTTG GTGGATATATCATCACTACTGTGCTATGATTATGGCTCTTGTTAGTCTCACATGGGAGATTAAAGGACAACCGAATTGTGCCCAGAAGCAG AGAGGGGTTCAGCTTTTCTTGCAATGGGCTATGATGCAAGGAGTTGCAATGCTTCTACAGAACAGATATCAACGTCAAAGACTTTATACTCGTATTGCGTTGGGAAAG TTTCATTCTTATTATAGGCTAAGAGAATGGATGTTGTCTGGGGTGAAACAGCTGGAGTGGATGGCCAATTGTGGATTTTGTGCCCAATTCTATTCGTTTTGCAG GGTTTTGAGGCATATGTTGGACTACAGCTGCTCAGGACTGCATTTGCAAGGGTTGTCACCGAATGGCAG GTAA